From the genome of Palaemon carinicauda isolate YSFRI2023 chromosome 6, ASM3689809v2, whole genome shotgun sequence, one region includes:
- the LOC137642990 gene encoding uncharacterized protein, translating into MPLAKRTTNAPLNGDFTERGIHDNLDLEWDTVNDTLNVKLPPELEISHSHINTKRKAVSLFSSIYDPIGLISPVTNLGKLFIQKLWMTDEGWDTPIDPELVQELSDIMKRYKGLEQIKAPRNAHDGSQPALRIFANASKLAFGVAAYIVTQEGNSRLLTAKARVTHKRMLEMDEGFTIPKLELTALSLGCRLAKHLSELRPSIYASVTVWYDASTAL; encoded by the coding sequence atgccgttagccaaaaggacgactaatgcccctcttaacggcgatttcacagaaagaggcattcatgataACCTCGatcttgaatgggatactgttaatgataccttgaatgttaaattaccccctgaattagagataagtcattcccacatcaacactaaaagaaaggccgtgtccttgttctcttccatttatgaccctattggtcttatttctccaGTTACAAAtctaggcaaactcttcattcaaaaactgtggatgactgacgagggctgggacacccctattgacCCTGAGCTTGTTCAAGAACTAAGTGATATCATgaaaaggtacaaaggtcttgaacaaattaaagcccctcgtaatgcgcatgatggcagtcaaccagcattgcgCATTTTTGCCAATGCTTCCAAGCTCGCTTTTggagtagctgcttatatagtcacccaggaaggtaattctcgcctccttacggctaaagcccgagtcacccATAAAcgtatgttggaaatggatgaaggttttaccattcccaaacttgagttaactgcgctctcactgggctgtcgtttagccaaacacttgtcagaactgcgccctagcatatacgcttcggtcactgtttggtaCGACGCTTCAACTGCCCTCTAG